In Gadus chalcogrammus isolate NIFS_2021 chromosome 11, NIFS_Gcha_1.0, whole genome shotgun sequence, a single window of DNA contains:
- the ubr5 gene encoding E3 ubiquitin-protein ligase UBR5 isoform X4, which yields MTSIHFVVHPLPGTEDQLNDRLREVSEKLNKYNCNSHPHLSVLEQSTLKQCVVGPNHAGFLLEDGRVCRISFAVQPDRLELSKPEGSDGSKLNSGSGTGRSSRPGRTSDPPWFLSGSDTLGRLAGNTLGSRWSSGVNGGSGGGGSGGGGSGAGGAGGGGSSGGGGGGGGGSSGGGGGTSGRSSTAARDSRRQTRVIRTGRDRGSGLLGSQPQPVIPASVIPEELISQAQVVLQGKSRSVIIRELQRTNLDVNLAVNNLLSRDDEDGDDGDDTASESYLPGEDLMSLLDADIHSAHPSVIIDADAMFSEDISYFGYPSFRRSSLSRLGSSRERDSELLRERESVLRLRERRWLDGASFDTERGSTSREGEPSLDKKSIPVQSPVSLGEELQWWPDKDGVKFVSIGALFSELVAISSKGELYQWKWSEPEPYRNTQNPSVHHPRVSFLGLANEKITLLSANSIRATVATETNKVATWVDDTLSTVASKLEHSAQTFPELQGERIVSLHCCALYTCAQLENSLYWWGVVPFSQRKKMLEKARAKNKKPKSSAGISSIPNITVGTQVCLRNNPLYHAGAVAFSVNAGIPKVGVLLESVWNMNDSCRFQLRSPESLKNMEKTAKTQEIKAESKSELVKTEMGPPPSPASTCSDTSSIASSASLPYKRRRSTPAPKEEEKVNEEQWPLKEVVFVEDVKNVPVGKAAQVLKVDGAYVAVKFPGTSSSVSSQATAVAADSDPSSLLQDCRLLRIDELQVVKTGGTPKVPDCFQRTPKKLCIPEKAEILAVNVDSKGVHAVLKTGSWVRYCIFDLATGKAEQENNFPTSNLAFLGQSERNVGIFTAGQESPIILRDGNGTIYPMAKDCMGGIRDPDWLDLPPIASLGMGVHSLANLPSNSTIKKKAAIIIMAVEKQTLMQHVLRCDYEACRQYLVNLEQAFLLDQSGQALGSLLGHRCDGNRNILHAAVSVCFPVSNKETKEEEAERSERNTFAERLSAVEAIANAISVVSSNSSGNRTGSSSSRGLRLREMMRRSLRAAGLGRHESGPSSSDHQDPVSPPIAPPSWVPDPPPMDPDGDIDFILAPAVGSLTTAATGTSQGPSTSTVPGPSSEPSVVESKDRKANAHLILKLMCDSVVLRPHLRELLSAKDARGMTPFMLAVSGRAYPAAITVLEAAQKMAKVGDPGIVEKEDADSVFMEMICPSGTNPDDSPLYVLCCNDTCSFTWTGAEHINQDIFECRTCGLLESLCCCTECARVCHKGHDCKLKRTSPTAYCDCWEKCKCKTLIAGQKAARLDLLYRLLTTTDLVTTPNSRGEHILLFLVQTVARQSVEHCQYRPPRIREDRNRKAANAEDSDMPDHDLEPPRFAQLALERVLQDWNALKSMIMFGSQENKDPLSASSRIAHLLPEEQVYLNQQSGTIRLDCFTHCLIVKCAPDITFIDTLLGTLVKELQNKYTPGRRDEAIAVTRRFLRSVARVFVILSVEMASSKKKNNFIPQPIGKCRRVFQALLPYAVEELCNVAESLIVPVRMGIARPTAPFTLASTSIDAVQGSEELFSVEPLPPRPSPDQSSSSSQTASSYIIRNPQPRRSSQSQPVRGRDEEQDDIVSADVEEVEVVEGVAGEEDHHDDQEEQGEENAEAEGQHDEHDEDGSDMELDLLAAAETESDSESNHSNQDNASGRRSVVTAATAGSEAGSRVSLAFPIFGASSVPAFFSEDDSQSNDSSDSDSSSSQSDDVEQETFLLDEPLERTTSASHANSAAQAPRSMQWAVRNAPSQRAAGNGLPNTSTPAGTRVSSSTGLIYIDPSNLRRSSAISSSAAAAAALEASNSSSYLTSASSLARAYSIVIRQISDLMSLIPKYNHLVYSQYPAAVKLTYQDAVSLQNYVEDKLIPTWNWMVSIMDSTEAQLRYGSALSSAGDPGHPSHPLHASQHSARRERLTAREEASLRTLEGRRRAATLLTARQGMMSARGDFLNYALSLMRSHNDEHSDVLPVLDVCSLKHVAYVFQALIYWIKAMNQQTTLETPQMDRKRNREILELGLDNEDSEHENDDDTNQSSTLQDKDDDPVPAETGQNHPFFRRSDSMTFLGCIPPNPFEVPLAEAIPLADQPHLLQPNARKEDLFGRPSQGLYSSSYMATKGLAEASMDRNCLEVNMGSSVPSSSQILPTKMSYSANLKNVMSMETGQRGPEDHLAAAQELEAPKPGPSPHDLAAQLKSSLLAEIGLTESEGPPLPSFRYVPSVVVGGGLQVSSCKSLSVMTIHNVICM from the exons GCTCCGTGAAGTCTCAGAGAAACTCAACAAATACAACTGCAACAG TCATCCACACCTCAGTGTTCTGGAACAGTCCACTTTGAAACAATGTGTGGTTGGACCAAACCATGCTGGATTTCTGCTCGAG GACGGACGTGTGTGTCGAATCAGCTTTGCTGTCCAGCCCGATCGCTTGGAGCTCAGCAAACCGGAAGGGAGCGATGG TTCAAAGTTGAACAGTGGTTCAGGGACAGGAAGGAGCTCCAGGCCAGGCAGGACCAGTGATCCACCCTGGTTTCTGTCTGGTTCTGACACACTGGGCAGACTGGCAGGCAACACCCTTGG GAGTCGCTGGAGCTCTGGTGTAAATGGAGGCAGCGGAGGAGGTGGTAGCGGTGGCGGAGGCTCCGGggcaggtggagcaggaggagggggaagcagcgggggtggaggtggtggtggagggggcagcagtggaggaggtgggggcacCTCGGGCAGGTCCTCGACCGCTGCCCGGGACTCCCGCAGACAGACCCGGGTGATCCGCACCGGCAGGGACCGCGGCTCTGGCCTGCTGGGTAGCCAGCCCCAGCCTGTCATCCCTGCTTCAGTCATCCCAGAGGAACTAATTTCTCAG GCCCAGGTGGTCCTGCAGGGCAAGTCCAGGAGCGTCATTATCCGGGAGCTGCAGAGGACCAATTTGGACGTGAACCTGGCAGTCAACAACCTGCTGAGCAGGGATGACGAGGACGGCGACGACGGAGACGACACGGCAAGCGAGTCCTACCTCCCTGGAG AGGACCTCATGTCCCTGTTGGACGCAGACATCCACTCGGCGCACCCCAGTGTCATCATTGATGCCGACGCCATGTTCTCAGAGGACATCAGCTACTTTGGATACCCCTCCTTCAGACgctcctcgctctctcgcctGGGCTCCTCCAGAG AGcgtgactctgagctgctgcGTGAGCGGGAGTCCGTCCTGAGGTTGCGCGAGCGACGCTGGCTGGACGGGGCCTCGTTCGACACCGAGCGGGGCTCCACCAGCCGCGAGGGCGAGCCCAGCCTCGACAAGAAGAGCATCCCTGTGCAGAGCCCCGTGTCCCTGGGGGAGGAGCTCCAGTGGTGGCCTGACAAG GATGGTGTGAAGTTTGTGAGCATCGGGGCCTTGTTCTCTGAGCTGGTCGCCATCAGCTCCAAAGGAGAGCTTTACCAGTGGAAGTGGAGTGAACCCGAACCTTACCGGAACACACAG AACCCTTCAGTTCATCACCCGCGTGTTTCCTTTCTTGGCCTGGCCAATGAAAAGATTACGCTGTTGTCCGCCAACAGCATCAGAGCCACCGTCGCCACAGAGACCAACAAG GTGGCCACCTGGGTGGATGACACACTGAGCACTGTGGCGTCCAAACTGGAGCACAGCGCCCAGACCTTCCCCGAGCTGCAGGGCGAGCGCATCGTATCGCTGCACTGCTGTGCCCTCTATACCTGCGCCCAGCTGGAGAACAGCCTCTACTGGTG GGGAGTGGTGCCTTTTAGTCAGCGTAAGAAGATGCTTGAAAAGGCCAGAGCCAAGAACAAGAAGCCAAAGTCCAGTGCTGGCATCTCCTCGATCCCAAACATCACTGTTGGAACACAG GTGTGCTTGAGAAATAACCCACTCTACCATGCCGGTGCAGTGGCCTTCTCTGTCAATGCTGGAATTCCCAAGGTGGGCGTCCTATTGGAGTCCGTGTGGAACAtgaacgacagctgcaggttccAGCTGCGCTCACCAGAAAGCCTCAAGAACATGGAGAAGACCGCCAAGACCCAGGAAATCAA AGCGGAGAGCAAGTCAGAGCTGGTGAAGACGGAGATgggcccgcccccctcccccgcgtcCACCTGCAGTGACACCTCTTCCATCGCTAGCAGCGCCTCTCTGCCCTACA AACGAAGGCGCTCCACCCCCGCtcccaaggaggaggagaaggtgaacGAGGAGCAGTGGCCCCTGAAGGAGGTGGTCTTtgtggaggacgtcaaaaatgtCCCTGTAGGAAAGG CCGCCCAGGTGCTAAAGGTGGACGGTGCCTATGTTGCGGTGAAGTTCCCCGGGACGTCCAGCAGCGTGAGCAGCCAGGCGACGGCGGTGGCTGCCGACTCTGACCCGTCCTCCCTCCTGCAGGACTGCAGGCTCCTCAGGATAGACGAGCTCCAG GTGGTTAAGACGGGCGGAACTCCCAAAGTTCCTGATTGCTTTCAACGCACGCCTAAGAAACTCTGCATCCCAGAGAAAGCAGAGATCCTCGCTGTGAATGTTGACTCCAAAG GAGTGCATGCGGTGCTGAAAACCGGCAGCTGGGTCAGGTACTGCATCTTCGACCTGGCCACGGGCAAGGCCGAGCAGGAGAACAACTTCCCCACCAGTAACCTGGCCTTCCTGGGGCAGAGCGAGCGCAACGTGGGCATCTTCACCGCAGGACAG GAATCTCCTATCATCCTCCGGGATGGAAATGGTACGATCTACCCTATGGCCAAAGACTGCATGGGTGGAATCCGGGATCCAGATTGGCTGGACCTACCACCCATCGCTAGCCTGGGCATGGGGGTGCACTCCCTGGCCAATCTCCCCTCCAACTCTACCATTAAGAAGAAAGCTGCTATTATTATCATGGCCGTCGAG AAGCAGACCTTGATGCAGCACGTCCTGCGCTGCGACTACGAGGCGTGCCGGCAGTATCTGGTGAATCTGGAGCAGGCCTTTCTGCTGGACCAGAGCGGCCAGGCCCTGGGGTCTCTGCTGGGCCACCGCTGTGACGGCAACCGCAACATCCTCCACGCCGCCGTGTCGGTCTGCTTCCCCGTCAGCAACAAGGAGaccaaggaggaggaag CTGAACGGTCTGAGAGGAACACGTTCGCAGAGCGCCTGTCTGCTGTAGAAGCCATCGCCAACGCCATCTCTGTGGTCTCCAGCAACAGCTCTGGCAACAGGACcggctcctccagcagcagagG GCTTCGGCTGCGTGAGATGATGCGGCGTTCCTTGCGAGCTGCTGGTCTTGGTCGCCATGAGTCGGGCCCGTCCTCCAGTGACCATCAGGACCCGGTGTCCCCACCTATTGCCCCTCCCAGCTGGGTGCCCGACCCGCCCCCCATGGACCCTG ATGGTGACATTGACTTCATCCTCGCCCCAGCCGTGGGCTCACTCACTACAGCCGCCACCGGCACCAGTCAGGGTCCCAGTACCTCCACCGTACCAG GTCCGTCCTCAGAGCCGTCTGTGGTGGAGTCTAAAGACAGGAAGGCCAACGCCCACCTCATCCTCAAGCTGATGTGTGACAGCGTTGTTCTGCGGCCACACCTGCGAGAGCTGCTCTCTGCCAA GGACGCCCGTGGAATGACACCATTTATGCTGGCGGTCAGTGGGAGAGCCTACCCTGCTGCTATCACTGTTCTGGAGGCTGCTCAGAAAATGGCCAAGG TGGGCGACCCGGGCAtcgtggagaaggaggacgcAGACTCTGTGTTCATGGAGATGATCTGCCCCTCCGGGACCAACCCGGACGACTCCCCGCTATATGTCCTCTGCTGCAACGACACCTGTAGCTTCACCTGGACCGGAGCGGAGCACATCAATCAG GATATTTTTGAGTGCCGAACCTGTGGCTTGCTGGAGTCTCTCTGCTGCTGTACGGAGTGTGCAAGAGTGTGCCACAAGGGACACGATTGCAA ACTTAAGAGGACTTCTCCCACTGCATACTGTGATTGCTGGGAGAAATGCAAGTGCAAAACACTAATCGCTGGCCAGAAGGCGGCTCGGCTGGACCTTCTGTACAGGCTCCTCACGACCACGGACCTGGTCACCACACCAAACAGCAG GGGAGAGCACATTCTGCTGTTCCTGGTGCAGACTGTTGCCAGGCAGAGCGTGGAGCACTGCCAGTACAGACCGCCACGCATTCGAGAAGACCGGAACCGCAAAGCAGCCAATGCAGAAG actCTGACATGCCGGACCACGACCTGGAGCCGCCGCGCTTCGCCCAGCTGGCTCTAGAGCGAGTCCTGCAGGACTGGAACGCCCTCAAGTCCATGATCATGTTCGGCTCGCAGGAAAACAAAGACCC GCTCAGCGCCAGCAGCAGAATCGCCCACCTTCTGCCTGAGGAGCAGGTCTATCTGAACCAGCAGAGCGGCACCATACGACTGGACTGCTTCACACACTGCCTCATCGTCAAGTGTGCTCCTGACATTACT TTCATCGACACTCTCCTGGGAACACTGGTGAAGGAGCTGCAGAACAAGTACACGCCCGGCCGTCGGGACGAGGCCATCGCCGTAACGCGGAGGTTCCTGCGCTCCGTCGCCCGCGTCTTCGTCATCCTCAGCGTGGAGATGGCCTCTTCGAAGAAAAAGAA CAACTTCATTCCCCAGCCCATCGGAAAGTGCCGGCGTGTGTTCCAAGCCCTTCTGCCGTACGCCGTGGAGGAGCTGTGCAACGTGGCTGAGTCGCTGATCGTCCCCGTGCGCATGGGCATCGCCAGGCCCACCGCGCCCTTCACCCTGGCCAGCACCAGCATCGACGCCGTGCAGGGCAGCGAGGAGCTCTTCTCTGTGGAGCCCCTGCCCCCGAGACCCTCCCCAGACCAGTCCAGCAG CTCCAGCCAGACGGCGTCCTCCTACATCATCCGGAACCCCCAGCCGCGACGCAGCAGCCAATCCCAGCCCgtcagagggagggatgaggagcAGGATGACATTGTCTCTGCAGACGTGGAAGAG GTTGAGGTTGTGGAGGGTGTGGCCGGGGAAGAAGATCACCATGACGACCAGGAGGAGCAAGGAGAGGAGAATGCGGAGGCTGAGGGCCAGCATGATGAGCATGACGAGGACG GAAGTGACATGGAGTTGGATCTGCTGGCGGCAGCAGAAACCGAGAGCGATAGCGAaagtaaccatagcaaccagGACAACGCCAGCGGCCGCAGGAGTGTAGTCACGGCAGCCACAGCTGGCTCTGAAGCAG GCAGTAGGGTGTCCCTGGCATTTCCTATTTTTG gtGCCAGCAGTGTGCCTGCCTTCTTTTCAGAGGACGACTCCCAGTCCAACGACTCGAGCGACtctgacagcagcagcagccagagcGATGACGTGGAGCAGGAGACCTTCCTGCTGGACGAGCCCCTGGAGAGGACCACCAGCGCCTCCCACGCCAACAGCGCCGCCCAGGCGCCGCGCTCCATGCAGTGGGCCGTACGCAACGCGCCCAGCCAGCGAGCCGCCGGCAACGGCCTACCCAACACCTCCACGCCGGCCggtacgcgtgtgt CGAGCTCCACGGGCCTGATCTACATCGACCCCTCCAACCTGCGGCGCTCCAGCGCCATTAGCTCCagcgcagcggcggcggcggccctggAGGCTAGCAACTCCAGCAGCTACCTGACATCTGCCAGCAGCCTGGCCCGCGCCTACAGCATCGTCATCAGGCAGATCTCCGACCTCATGAGCCTCATCCCCAAATACAACCATCTGGTGTACTCCCAATACCCTGCTGCTGTCAAGCTCACCTACCAGGACGCCGTCAGCCTGCAG AACTACGTGGAGGACAAGCTCATCCCCACCTGGAACTGGATGGTGTCCATCATGGACTCCACGGAGGCCCAGCTGCGTTACGGCTCGGCGCTGTCCTCCGCCGGGGACCCGGGTCACCCCAGCCACCCGCTGCACGCCTCGCAGCACTCGGCACGGCGGGAGCGCCTCACCGCCCGGGAGGAGGCCAGCCTCCGCACGCTGGAGGGACGCAG ACGAGCCGCCACCCTGCTCACCGCGCGCCAAGGAATGATGTCCGCCCGCGGGGACTTCCTCAACTACGCCCTGTCCCTGATGCGCTCGCACAACGACGAGCACTCGGACGTGCTCCCTGTGCTGGACGTGTGCTCCCTGAAGCACGTGGCCTACGTCTTCCAGGCCCTAATCTACTGGATCAAAGCCATGAACCAGCAGACCACCCTGGAGACCCCGCAGATGGACCGCAAACG AAACCGTGAGATTCTTGAGCTTGGTCTGGACAACGAGGACTCTGAACATGAGAATGACGACGACACCAATCAAA GCTCCACTTTGCAGGACAAGGACGATGATCCGGTTCCAGCCGAGACCGGCCAGAACCATCCCTTCTTCCGTCGCTCCGACTCCATGACCTTCTTGGGTTGCATCCCGCCCAACCCCTTCGAGGTGCCCCTGGCCGAGGCCATCCCCCTGGCGGACCAGCCACACCTCCTGCAG CCTAATGCCAGGAAGGAGGACCTGTTTGGCCGTCCCTCTCAAGGCCTGTACTCCTCCTCTTACATGGCCACCAAAGGCCTGGCCGAGGCCAGCATGGACAGGAACTGCCTGGAGGTAAACATGGGCTCCTCtgtaccctcctcctctcag ATCTTGCCCACCAAGATGTCGTACTCGGCCAACCTGAAGAACGTCATGAGCATGGAGACGGGCCAGCGGGGCCCCGAGGACCACCTGGCAGCCGCCCAGGAGCTGGAGGCCCCCAAGCCGGGGCCCTCCCCGCACGACCTGGCCGCCCAGCTGAAGAGCAGCCTGCTGGCCGAGATCGGTCTGACCGAGAGCGAAGGCCCCCCGCTGCCCTCATTTAGGTATGTCCCGtccgtggtggtggggggggggctacaagTCAGCTCATGTAAATCTCTTTCTGTCATGACGATCCACAACGTGATTTGCATGTAG